From Debaryomyces hansenii CBS767 chromosome C complete sequence, a single genomic window includes:
- a CDS encoding DEHA2C05126p (similar to uniprot|P42838 Saccharomyces cerevisiae YNL323W LEM3 Membrane protein of the plasma membrane and ER), whose product MASQSAVNDLHDNTIVGEVPKPQEPNDNSEDYDYENSDYDSDSVSEISANKKEKSRKPGDNAFRQQRLKAYNPVLTVKTVIPILIGIAIIFAPLGAAMWYASHKVQDMSIDYSQCEKMASSDYWQEIPEEYINFNFKTKDRDVSKPSWKLATNDSEPFEDERNVCRLQFEIPNDLAPPIYFFYRLDKFYANHRRYAKSFSEDQIEGKAASVDTIKNTVGQNCEPLSVNHEGKKYYPCGLIANSLFNDTFTTTLSGVNGTSDDYEMTDEGIAWASDKNRFKNTEYDYTDIVPPPNWYKKYPNGYNKDNVPDISTWYQFQNWMHTSGLPTFNKLALRNDDDTLKTGTYEVSIGLHFPVLPYNGKKFIYISQRSVMGGKNDFLGISWMVGGALCFVLGLALLVVNTIKPRRTGDVNLLSWNREQFAKDEKEESSLTNFEKD is encoded by the coding sequence ATGGCGTCGCAATCAGCAGTGAATGACTTACACGACAACACGATCGTAGGGGAGGTACCAAAACCGCAGGAACCAAATGACAATTCTGAAGATTATGATTACGAAAACTCAGACTATGATTCAGACTCGGTATCCGAAATAAGCGCTAACAAGAAGGAAAAGTCAAGAAAACCGGGAGATAATGCGTTCAGACAGCAGCGGTTAAAGGCGTACAATCCAGTGTTGACTGTTAAGACGGTCATACCCATATTGATAGGTATCGCTATTATTTTTGCTCCGTTGGGAGCTGCTATGTGGTATGCATCGCATAAGGTTCAGGATATGTCGATCGATTATTCACAATGTGAGAAGATGGCGTCGTCGGATTACTGGCAAGAGATTCCTGAAGAATacatcaatttcaacttcaaaacGAAGGACAGAGACGTGTCGAAGCCTCTGTGGAAGTTAGCTACCAATGATTCAGAGCCATTTGAAGACGAGAGAAATGTATGCAGATTacaatttgaaattccaaACGATTTAGCGCCACCAATATACTTCTTTTACAGATTGGATAAGTTCTACGCCAATCACCGTCGTTATGCGAAGTCGTTCAGTGAAGACCAAATCGAAGGAAAAGCGGCTTCAGTGGACACCATTAAGAATACGGTGGGGCAGAATTGTGAACCCCTTTCGGTCAACCATGAAGGTAAGAAGTATTATCCTTGCGGCTTGATCGCCAATAGTTTGTTTAACGATACCTTTACAACTACATTAAGTGGTGTCAACGGTACATCTGATGACTATGAAATGACAGACGAGGGAATCGCGTGGGCCAGTGACAAAAATAGATTCAAAAATACCGAATACGACTATACCGATATTGTTCCTCCTCCAAATTGGTACAAGAAATACCCTAATGGCTACAATAAAGACAACGTCCCCGACATCTCTACGTGGTACCAATTCCAAAACTGGATGCATACGTCTGGGTTACCTACATTCAACAAGTTAGCCCTTCGTAATGACGACGACACCTTAAAGACAGGCACGTACGAAGTGTCCATCGGTTTACACTTCCCAGTCTTGCCTTACAATGGtaagaaatttatttacataTCCCAGAGATCCGTCATGGGTGGTAAAAATGACTTCTTGGGAATAAGTTGGATGGTCGGTGGTGCTCTCTGCTTTGTGTTGGGTTTAGCATTGTTGGTCGTTAATACGATTAAGCCAAGAAGAACTGGTGATGTTAACTTACTTAGTTGGAATAGAGAGCAATTCGCCAAggatgaaaaagaagaatcaTCGCTTACAAACTTTGAGAAAGATTAA
- a CDS encoding DEHA2C05192p (similar to CA2398|IPF6431 Candida albicans), which yields MGIKQRRQGLLRRPHTITGEKTRPKSLKPKEARRLIRRFHVLQKNRHSVIIKLNESLTIPGDKLSPDTYKKQIKNHSPSLFANYETKYNSYKVPSKYADNDLIRIDEQLTTEMLITKLAEIDSESDKRGGIEAYQSASTQGQNSKRGGDSSKKLVEWLKDGDYSYSTKLDQELNALEIGCLSPSNIISTSGIFKEVVKIDLNSQNHLILEQDFMMRPLPKTSREKFNLVSCSLVLNFVPSPKERGDMLKRITQFLKPPKSSGSVSSLFLVLPLPCIENSRYFNNEILNKIMSKLGFRKTCYYAAKKVAYWLFDWEGELNRGERITKREVAAGANKNNFCITLD from the coding sequence ATGGGAATTAAACAGAGAAGGCAAGGACTTTTGAGAAGGCCTCATACAATAACAGGTGAAAAGACTAGACCTAAGTCTTTGAAGCCTAAAGAAGCGCGAAGATTGATAAGAAGGTTTCATGTGTTACAAAAGAATAGACATTCtgttatcattaaattgaatgaaCTGCTAACTATACCAGGAGATAAGCTAAGTCCAGATACATATAAGAAGCAAATTAAAAATCATTCCCCCCTGTTATTTGCTAACTATGAAAcgaaatataattcatatAAGGTTCCTTCCAAATATGCAGACAACGACTTGATTAGAATTGATGAACAGCTTACTACAGAAATGCTAATCACGAAGTTAGCTGAAATTGATTCGGAATCAGACAAACGGGGAGGGATTGAAGCGTACCAGTCGGCGTCCACACAAGGACAAAACAGCAAGAGAGGTGGTGATTCTCTGAAAAAATTGGTTGAGTGGTTAAAAGATGGGGATTATTCATACAGCACAAAACTAGACCAAGAGTTAAATGCGCTAGAAATCGGTTGCCTAAGCCCGAGTAATATAATCTCTACTAGTGGCATATTTAAAGAAGTGGTAAAGattgatttaaattcacaaaatcatttgattttggagCAAGACTTTATGATGAGGCCATTGCCTAAAACGAGCCgggaaaaattcaatttggtATCATGCTCCCTTGTGTTGAATTTTGTACCATCTCCAAAAGAACGAGGTGATATGTTGAAAAGAATCACCCAATTCTTGAAACCACCCAAATCATCAGGTTCGGTAAGCAGCCTATTTTTAGTTCTTCCATTACCTtgtattgaaaattcaagatactttaataatgagatattaaataaaataatgtCAAAATTAGGGTTCCGAAAAACTTGTTACTATGCTGCTAAAAAAGTCGCCTATTGGTTATTTGATTGGGAGGGAGAATTAAATCGAGGTGAGAGAATCACCAAACGAGAGGTGGCAGCAGGTGCaaataaaaacaatttttgtATAACGCTCGACTGA
- a CDS encoding DEHA2C05214p (similar to uniprot|P38695 Saccharomyces cerevisiae YHR096c HXT5 or uniprot|P32466 Saccharomyces cerevisiae YDR345c HXT3), with product MSQEEYSSGVQTPVSNHSGLEKEEQHKLDGLDEDEIVDQLPSLPEKSAKDYLLISFFCVLVAFGGFVFGFDTGTISGFVNMSDYLERFGELNADGEYFLSNVRTGLIVAIFNVGCAVGGIFLSKIADVYGRRIGLMFSMIIYVIGIIVQISASDKWYQIVVGRAIAGLAVGTVSVLSPLFIGESAPKTLRGTLVCCFQLCITLGIFLGYCTTYGTKTYTDSRQWRIPLGLCFVWAIMLVIGMVCMPESPRYLVVKNKIEEAKKSIGRSNKVSPEDPAVYTEVQLIQAGIERESLAGSASWTELVTGKPRIFRRVIMGIMLQSLQQLTGDNYFFYYGTTIFQAVGMTDSFQTSIVLGVVNFASTFLGIYTIERFGRRLCLLTGSVCMFVCFIIYSILGVTNLYIDGYDGPTSVPTGDAMIFITTLYIFFFASTWAGGVYCIVSETYPLRIRSKAMSVATAANWIWGFLISFFTPFITSAIHFYYGFVFTGCLLFSFFYVYFFVVETKGLTLEEVDELYAQGVAPWKSSKWVPPTKEEMAHSSGYAAEAKPHDQQV from the coding sequence ATGTCTCAAGAAGAATATAGTTCTGGGGTACAAACCCCAGTTTCTAACCATTCTGGTTTAGAGAAAGAAGAGCAACACAAGTTAGACGGTTTAGATGAGGATGAAATTGTCGATCAATTACCTTCTTTACCAGAAAAATCAGCTAAggattatttattaatttctttcttctgtGTATTAGTTGCATTTGGTGGTTTTGTTTTCGGTTTCGATACTGGTACTATCTCAGGTTTCGTTAACATGAGTGATTACTTGGAAAGATTCGGTGAGCTTAATGCAGATGGTGAATATTTCTTATCTAATGTTAGAACTGGTTTGATTGTTGCTATTTTTAATGTTGGTTGTGCTGTCGGTGGTATTTTCTTATCTAAGATTGCTGATGTTTATGGTAGAAGAATTGGTCTTATGTTTTCCATGATTATTTATGTGATTGGtataattgttcaaatcTCAGCTTCTGACAAGTGGTATCAAATCGTTGTTGGTAGAGCTATTGCAGGTTTAGCTGTTGGTACCGTTTCTGTCTTATCCCCATTATTCATTGGTGAATCAGCACCTAAAACCTTAAGAGGTACTTTAGTGTGTTGTTTCCAATTATGTATTACCTTAGGTATCTTCTTAGGTTACTGTACTACATATGGTACTAAAACCTACACCGACTCTAGACAATGGAGAATTCCATTAGGTTTATGTTTTGTTTGGGCTATCATGTTGGTTATTGGTATGGTTTGCATGCCAGAATCACCAAGATACTTAGTTGTCAAGAACaagattgaagaagctAAGAAATCGATTGGTAGATCCAACAAGGTTTCACCAGAAGATCCTGCTGTTTACACCGAAGTCCAATTGATTCAAGCAGGtattgaaagagaaagtTTAGCTGGTTCTGCCTCTTGGACCGAATTGGTTACTGGTAAGCCAAGAATCTTTCGTAGAGTCATTATGGGTATTATGTTACAATCTTTACAACAATTGACTGGTGACAACTATTTCTTCTACTATGGTACTACTATTTTCCAAGCTGTCGGTATGACTGATTCCTTCCAAACATCTATTGTTTTAGGTGTTGTTAACTTTGCATCTACATTTCTCGGTATCTACACAATTGAAAGATTCGGTAGAAGATTATGTTTGTTAACTGGTTCTGTCTGTATGTTCGTTTGTTTCATCATTTACTCCATTTTGGGTGTTACAAACTTATATATTGATGGCTACGATGGTCCAACTTCGGTTCCAACCGGTGATGCGATGATTTTCATTACTACCTTAtacattttcttcttcgcATCCACCTGGGCTGGTGGTGTCTACTGTATCGTTTCCGAAACATACCCATTGAGAATTAGATCTAAGGCCATGTCCGTTGCCACCGCTGCTAACTGGATTTGGGGTTTCTTGATCTCTTTCTTCACTCCATTCATCACCTCGGCTATCCACTTCTACTACGGTTTCGTTTTCACAGGATGTTTGTTATTCTCGTTCTTTTACGTTTACttctttgttgttgaaaCTAAGGGATTAACTTTagaagaagttgatgaattgtATGCCCAAGGTGTTGCCCCATGGAAGTCATCGAAATGGGTTCCACCAACCAAGGAAGAAATGGCCCATTCTTCAGGATATGCTGCTGAAGCCAAACCTCACGATCAACAAGTATAA
- a CDS encoding DEHA2C05170p (similar to uniprot|P38112 Saccharomyces cerevisiae YBR142W MAK5 Essential nucleolar protein), giving the protein MKVSKDKSKKGVKSKPKTSRKPLSLKQKLQRESKIVKVDNLNWKAVDIPDNLDDYQGFYGLEEIDGVDVKVTGGNVEFVVKDNSKVKDSDNEEDDDDVHDDDDNQDDGDDDQDDDDVDIEDDEDEIIEGDNEDDFKGFDDDNAINEDDQMDIESAKTEKKSKKEVKPKNEKVAKKDSILESAFKNVDLTLPDDNEVNLPYWDDLSLSSFTLNGLSALEYEKPTAIQKRTIPLAIEGKDVIGKAITGSGKTLAYGIPILERHLQKMAKANQSKKVINPPTGIIFAPTRELAHQVVDHLNRIAKFTPLSQHGIVSITGGLSIQKQERLLSHGPGIVVATPGRFLELLQKDMALVQRLSCTDIVVLDEADRLLQDGHFDEFVKILELFGKHRPRDNKELEWKWQTLVFSATFSRDLFGKLDKHLKSNKNKEEMGSSLIDNDEILQLLNDKLKFKDSKPTLVDANPKEMVAGQITEALVECGPTERDLYLYYFLLLYPGSTLVFANSIDSVKRLAPFLNNLKVPTFSIHSSMIQKQRLRTLERFKEASSKNSTAVLIASDVAARGLDIPNIDHVAHYHLPRSADVYIHRSGRTGRAGKEGVSIMFCSPQESSGPLRKLRKLVANNTKKRTRLNVHNDVKLLPLEMDLVSQIKPRVTLASKLADAERSSSSTRKEDNWVHEAAEELGIDNLSDIDNFEDDFIKRQRKRKENKALTKDEARSLRLELNDLLSKQIRKNSRRSYLTSGLQNLAHQMVTGNTHKDVLGHASVNALDDLRTKKAIKKKQIKTKKVKDKK; this is encoded by the coding sequence ATGAAAGTTTCAAAAGATAAGAGTAAGAAAGGAGTCAAATCAAAGCCGAAGACTTCTAGAAAGCCTTTGTCGttgaaacaaaaattaCAAAGGGAGTCTAAAATTGTAAAGGTTGACAACTTAAACTGGAAAGCAGTCGATATACCTGACAATTTAGATGATTATCAAGGATTTTATGGATTAGAGGAAATTGATGGAGTTGATGTTAAAGTTACTGGTGGTAATGTCGAGTTTGTTGTTAAGGATAACTCTAAAGTAAAAGACagtgataatgaagaggatgatgacgatgttcatgatgacgatgataaTCAAGATGATGGTGATGATGATcaagatgacgatgatgtGGACATtgaagacgatgaagatgaaattattgaaggcGATAATGAAGACGACTTCAAAGGATTTGATGACGATAATGCGATTAATGAGGATGATCAAATGGATATTGAAAGTGCAAAAACGGAAAAAAAATCCAAGAAGGAAGTTAAGCCAAAGAATGAGAAAGTTGCAAAGAAGGATTCTATATTAGAGAGTGCGTTCAAAAACGTTGATTTGACTCTACCAGATGATAACGAAGTTAATTTGCCATATTGGGATGATTTGTCTTTAAGTTCATTTACATTAAATGGATTATCAGCTTTGGAATATGAGAAGCCAACTGCAATTCAAAAAAGAACAATCCCTCTTGCAATTGAAGGGAAAGATGTTATTGGTAAAGCAATCACTGGTTCAGGTAAGACTCTTGCTTATGGGATACCAATATTAGAACGTCATTTACAAAAAATGGCGAAAGCTAATCAAAGTAAGAAGGTAATAAATCCACCAACTGGAATAATTTTTGCCCCCACAAGAGAATTAGCACATCAAGTCGTAGACCATTTAAATAGAATTGCTAAGTTTACTCCATTATCACAACATGGTATAGTAAGTATTACTGGTGGTCTTTCTATTCAAAAACAAGAAAGGTTATTGTCTCATGGACCGGGTATCGTTGTGGCAACCCCTGGAAGATTCTTAGAATTACTACAAAAGGATATGGCATTAGTCCAACGATTATCATGTACTGATATAGTCGTGTTAGATGAGGCTGATAGGTTATTACAAGATGGccattttgatgaatttgtaAAAATATTAGAGCTATTTGGAAAACACAGACCTAGGGATAATAAAGAACTAGAATGGAAATGGCAGACATTAGTGTTTAGTGCAACTTTTTCAAGAGatttatttggtaaattAGATAAACACTTGAAAAGTAACAAAAATAAGGAGGAAATGGGTAGCTCtttgattgataatgatgagattttacaattattaaacgataaattgaaattcaaagacTCAAAGCCAACCTTGGTTGACGCAAATCCAAAAGAAATGGTTGCAGGACAAATTACAGAGGCATTAGTTGAATGTGGACCTACTGAGAGAGACTtgtatttgtattatttccTTTTATTATATCCAGGATCAACTTTAGTATTTGCAAATTCTATTGATTCGGTCAAGAGATTAGCGCCTTTCTTAAATAACTTGAAAGTCCCtacattttcaattcattcatCAATGATCCAAAAGCAAAGATTAAGAACTTTAGAGAGATTCAAAGAGGCTAGTTCAAAAAATTCCACTGCAGTTTTAATAGCATCGGATGTCGCAGCTAGAGGATTAgatattccaaatattgatcATGTTGCTCATTACCATTTACCAAGGTCCGCCGATGTATATATTCATAGATCAGGTAGAACTGGAAGAGCTGGTAAAGAAGGTGTCTCTATTATGTTTTGTTCACCTCAGGAATCATCTGGTCcattaagaaaattaaGGAAATTAGTTGCAAATAACACGAAGAAAAGAACACGCTTAAATGTCCATAACGACGTTAAGTTACTTCCACTTGAAATGGATCTTGTTTCGCAAATTAAACCAAGAGTAACACTTGCGTCAAAGTTAGCTGATGCTGAAAGATCATCCTCGTCCACTagaaaagaagataacTGGGTTCATGAAGCTGCGGAAGAATTAGGTATTGACAATTTATCGGACATcgataattttgaagatgattttatcaaaaggcaaagaaagagaaaggaAAACAAGGCGTTGACTAAGGATGAAGCAAGAAGCTTGAGATTggaattaaatgatttgCTCTCCAAACAAATAAGAAAAAACTCAAGAAGATCATATTTAACGAGTGGCTTGCAAAATTTGGCGCATCAGATGGTAACTGGTAATACACATAAAGACGTTTTAGGACATGCTAGCGTTAATGCATTAGATGATTTAAGAACCAAGAAAGCTATTAAAAAGAAGCAAATTAAAACAAAGAAAGTAAAGGATAAGaagtaa
- a CDS encoding DEHA2C05236p (similar to uniprot|P23542 Saccharomyces cerevisiae YLR027C AAT2 Cytosolic aspartate aminotransferase) — MLSRVQLKRIPNCRQFSVMNRACKWNDIPLAPPDKILGISEAFVKDSNTKKINLGVGAYRNNSGKPIVFESVKNAEAKLLETETEKEYTGIIGNKNFQKVVRNFIFNNSGKDANGARLIDENRIVTSQTISGTGSLRVIADFLHRFNTAKKIYVPKPTWANHIAVFTDAGMSTEYYDYYNKEINNLDYDKLKQSLSNAEEGSVVLLHACCHNPTGMDLSSEQWDEVLAIVQQKQLFPLVDMAYQGFASGNPYKDIGLIRRLNELVVNGDISTYALCQSFAKNMGLYGERTGSISIVTESAEHSTAIESQLKKLIRPIYSSPPIHGSKIVETIFADESLYNSWLSDLDQVVSRLNTVRTKLYEKLDKSNYNWDHLLKQRGMFVYTGLSAEQVIELREKYSVYATEDGRFSISGINDNNVDYLADAMNQVVNK; from the coding sequence ATGTTATCAAGGGTACAATTAAAGCGCATACCAAATTGCAGACAGTTTTCTGTGATGAACAGGGCTTGCAAATGGAACGATATTCCATTAGCACCACCGGATAAAATCTTGGGTATCAGCGAAGCATTTGTTAAGGATTCCAACACcaagaaaatcaatttgGGAGTTGGTGCATACAGAAACAACTCTGGTAAGCCAATTGTGTTCGAATCGGTCAAAAATGCTGAGGCCAAGTTATTAGAAACAGAAACCGAAAAGGAATACACTGGTATTATCGGTAACAAGAACTTCCAAAAAGTGGTCAGaaactttattttcaacaacAGCGGTAAGGACGCCAATGGGGCCAGATTGATTGACGAAAACAGAATCGTCACCAGTCAAACCATTTCTGGTACCGGTTCTTTGAGGGTTATTGCTGATTTCTTACACAGATTCAACACGGCCAAGAAAATATACGTGCCAAAGCCAACCTGGGCCAACCACATTGCTGTTTTCACTGATGCTGGTATGAGTACCGAATACTACGATTACTACAATAAGGAAATCAACAACTTGGACTACGATAAGTTGAAGCAATCGTTGTCTAACGCCGAAGAAGGTTCTGTGGTCTTGTTGCACGCTTGTTGCCACAACCCTACTGGTATGGACTTGTCATCCGAACAATGGGACGAAGTCTTAGCCATCGTCCAACAAAAGCAATTGTTCCCATTAGTTGATATGGCCTACCAGGGTTTCGCGTCCGGTAACCCATACAAGGACATTGGATTGATTCGTAGATTGAACGAGTTAGTCGTCAACGGTGACATTTCCACCTACGCTTTATGTCAATCTTTCGCTAAGAACATGGGTTTGTACGGTGAAAGAACTGGTTCTATCTCCATTGTCACCGAATCTGCTGAACATTCCACTGCGATTGAGTCccaattgaagaagttaatCAGACCAATCTACTCGTCGCCTCCAATCCACGGTTCCAAGATTGTGGAAACCATCTTCGCCGACGAATCCTTGTACAACTCTTGGTTAAGTGACTTGGACCAAGTTGTTTCCAGATTAAACACCGTCAGAACCAAGTTATACGAGAAATTGGACAAGTCCAACTACAACTGGGACCACTTATTAAAACAAAGAGGTATGTTCGTTTACACTGGTTTATCAGCTGaacaagttattgaattgaGAGAAAAGTACTCTGTTTACGCTACTGAAGACGGTAGATTCTCCATTTCTGGTATCAACGACAACAACGTTGATTACTTGGCCGATGCCATGAACCAAGTTGttaacaaataa
- a CDS encoding DEHA2C05148p (highly similar to uniprot|P12385 Saccharomyces cerevisiae YBR143c SUP45 translational release factor), with amino-acid sequence MSSQEADTAEKNIEIWKVKKLIKSLEQARGNGTSMISLVIPPKGQVSLIQKMLTEEYGTASNIKSRVNRLSVLSAITSTQQKLKLYNSVPKNGLVLYCGDVLTDEGKEKKLNIDFEPFKPINTSLYLCDNKFHVEALSELLENDDRFGFIIMDGNGALFGTVCGNTREVLHKFSVDLPKKHGRGGQSALRFSRLREEKRHNYVRKVAEVAVQNFISADKVTVKGLILAGSADFKTELSKSDLFDNRLQAKVIKIVDVSYGGENGFNQAIELSAETLANVKFVQEKKLLNQYFDEISQDTGKFCYGIEDTLKALDLGACEIIIVYENLNIIRYTLKDIEGNEVIAHANPDLPDKSYMLDKKTGTEMETVKEESFLEWLAENYKNFGANLEFVTDRSSEGAQFCQGFGGIGAMLRYKVNFEQLADESDEDEYYDDDDEDFL; translated from the coding sequence ATGTCAAGTCAAGAAGCAGACACAGCtgaaaagaatattgaGATCTGGAAGGTCAAGAAGTTGATCAAGTCTTTGGAACAAGCCAGAGGTAATGGTACATCGATGATTTCATTGGTTATTCCACCAAAGGGTCAAGTTTCGCTTATCCAGAAGATGTTGACAGAAGAATACGGTACCGCATCCAATATCAAGTCTCGTGTCAACAGATTGTCAGTGTTATCGGCCATCACATCCACACAACAAAAATTAAAGTTATATAACTCAGTTCCGAAAAACGGGTTAGTCCTTTACTGTGGTGATGTTTTAACGGATGAAGGTAAGgaaaagaagttgaatatTGATTTCGAACCATTCAAGCCAATTAATACATCTTTGTACTTGTGTGACAATAAGTTCCACGTTGAAGCATTGtctgaattattagaaaacGACGAtagatttggatttattattatggaTGGTAATGGTGCGTTATTTGGTACTGTTTGTGGTAATACCAGAGAAGTGTTACACAAGTTTTCCGTTGATTTACCAAAGAAGCATGGTAGAGGTGGTCAATCGGCGCTTCGTTTCTCTCGTTtaagagaagaaaaaagaCACAATTATGTGAGAAAAGTCGCTGAAGTTGCAGTTCAAAACTTCATAAGTGCTGATAAGGTTACTGTCAAGGGTTTGATTTTGGCTGGTTCTGCGGATTTCAAAACCGAATTGTCAAAATCTGATTTATTCGATAATAGATTACAAGCCAAGGTTATCAAGATTGTCGATGTTTCCTATGGTGGTGAAAATGGTTTCAACCAAGCCATTGAATTATCTGCTGAAACTTTGGCTAATGTCAAGTTTGTgcaagaaaagaaattgttgaatcaATACTTCGACGAAATCTCTCAAGATACTGGTAAATTTTGTTACGGTATTGAGGATACCTTGAAAGCTTTGGACTTAGGTGCATGTGAAATTATCATCGtttatgaaaatttgaatatcattCGTTATACCTTGAAGGATATTGAAGGTAACGAGGTTATTGCTCATGCAAACCCAGACTTACCAGATAAATCATACATGTTAGATAAGAAGACAGGAACTGAAATGGAGACTGTTAAAGAGGAATCGTTCTTGGAATGGTTAGCTGAAAACTACAAAAATTTTGGTGCCAATTTAGAATTTGTTACCGATAGATCGTCCGAAGGTGCCCAATTTTGTCAAGGTTTTGGTGGTATTGGTGCTATGTTAAGATATAAGGTTAATTTCGAACAATTAGCCGATGAATCTGATGAGGATGAAtattatgatgatgatgatgaagacttCCTTTAg
- a CDS encoding DEHA2C05104p (similar to CA2403|IPF6438 Candida albicans or CA3571|IPF3264 Candida albicans) has product MSIPSNYKQIILNSAPSKEVNLKYGEESSTFRIEQASFDENSVKDGEVVVKVLYLSNDPTQRGWMQKGIDAKRMYAPPILENDPVTALGLGEIVLSKSSKHSVGDKVTGRFSWQEYVVVNEQSIFTTIDESAGLPLTSYLSSVGMTGLTAYFGVTKVGELKKGQTIVISAASGATGSMCVQIAKHIVGATKVIGISGSAEKCKWVESLGADVCVNYHDADYQKQLSDIIGDDFVDVYYDNVGGEILSFMLSKVKPFGHVVACGAIAGYNDKEKSNVTSWAEIITNRLTVRGFIILDFVKDYAQGVGAIVGAIKEGKIKITEGTSVVDLTSEKDVLAKVPETWSLLFGSNKPNGKLITKIA; this is encoded by the coding sequence ATGTCTATCCCATCAAACTATAagcaaattattttaaacAGTGCACCAAGTAAAGAAGTTAACTTGAAATACGGTGAAGAATCATCTACTTTCAGAATTGAGCAAGCATCTTTTGATGAGAACTCAGTTAAGGACGGAGAAGTGGTTGTTAAAGTTTTGTACCTTTCTAACGATCCAACTCAAAGAGGATGGATGCAAAAGGGAATTGATGCGAAGAGAATGTACGCACCACCAATTTTAGAGAATGACCCTGTCACTGCATTAGGGTTAGGTGAAATTGTGCTTTCTAAATCGAGCAAGCATTCGGTTGGCGATAAGGTTACCGGACGTTTCTCGTGGCAAGAGTACGTGGTTGTGAATGAACAAAGTATTTTCACGACCATTGATGAATCGGCAGGCTTACCTTTAACTTCGTATTTGTCTTCTGTTGGTATGACTGGTTTGACCGCATATTTTGGGGTCACCAAGGTCGGtgaattaaagaaaggACAAACGATTGTTATTTCGGCTGCCTCTGGTGCAACTGGATCTATGTGTGTTCAAATTGCTAAACATATAGTTGGAGCTACCAAGGTTATTGGTATTTCTGGTTCCGCCGAAAAGTGTAAGTGGGTTGAATCTCTCGGTGCTGATGTATGTGTTAACTATCATGACGCAGACTACCAAAAGCAATTATCAGATATCATTGGTGACGACTTCGTTGATGTTTATTACGATAATGTTGGTGGTGAAATCTTGAGTTTCATGCTCTCCAAGGTCAAGCCGTTCGGTCATGTTGTTGCATGTGGTGCGATTGCCGGTTACAATGACAAAGAAAAGAGTAATGTCACTAGCTGGGCtgaaattattacaaaTCGTCTTACTGTTCGTGGTTTCATCATTCTTGATTTTGTCAAAGATTATGCCCAAGGTGTTGGTGCAATTGTTGGTGCAATTAAGGAAGgaaaaattaagattaCCGAAGGTACATCAGTAGTTGATTTGACTAGCGAAAAGGACGTTTTGGCCAAGGTTCCAGAAACATGGAGCTTATTATTTGGTAGCAATAAGCCAAACGGTAAGTTAATCACAAAGATTGCTTAA